The Rosa rugosa chromosome 1, drRosRugo1.1, whole genome shotgun sequence genomic sequence TCCAACGTTTGCTTGTAAAGGGCCAAGCTCTGCATGCAGAAATTGTCACAAGCAGCTTATAAAATATTTTGCAAGGAATCAAGGATAAGTacaaaaagagaaacatataGAAGCATATAGCACAGAGTCAGAGACACAATGTTGGTTGACTCATTACAAAACTATTTTTGACCCTAAACCTACCTGACTTAAGGGGTTTAATTGTTGTTGTCAACCAAAAGTACAAGAGAGAACCAGAGACACATTATAAACCTACAACGCAAGATGACGTCACTAGCCTTGGCATGACGAGAAAAATGTCTGAACATTTAACAGGCATATCAGTGCACTCATACATTTCTCAAGCCCATAGGGTTGCAAATGCGACAAGCCACTTCATGGTGGTATTGATTAAATATCTGAGCCAATCCAGAGTCGTATAGCGCTCAGCTCAACCAGGCTTATGACAGCTGGCTTGGCAAGTGCCATGAACTATTAATTGCTGCCACATGTGGAAGGGATAGTTTAGACAGAATATAGCAGAAAAGCATTCTAAATTTTCTATGTCGGACTACCAAGCCATAGTAAGGAGGACAGCTACTCCCAAGACTAGGTGGCCTCCCCCGAGCATTTACTTCTTTCATTCCACTAAGTATGTTTTCTGATTAATTTCAAAACCCCAGAAGTAAGTGAAACGAATTTGACAGCAATTACATGATGTTATAAGGTAAGGGTAGAAACAATTGGCTGAAAGTTTGAGCATTTTAACAACATAGATGGAGAAGAGAGTCCATACCTCAGTATAAGCATAAACACCAGCTTCTGTAGGTCCAACTGGACTTCCCCTCCTCATAAATTTCCCCTCCTTATAGATATAAAGCAGTGGTAGCCCAGTTGGTAATTCTAAGTTAACAACCTGTTTCCAATGAAGTACTAAGAGTTATTTCTGGATAATATAAAGTATTACCCAGGTAATCAGGAGTTTTTATAAATATAAGTTGTTACCTCTAGAGAAGTTAATTTCTCGAGATACATGATTATAGACCTTAATGAATTCCCATGGGCAGCAACCATCACATGCCTTCCAGATTGTAGTTGTGGTTGAATCTGCAATGTAATTTCTTCTCATTAAGTGCTTAAACAGTAAGACATCACCGGCACTCAGCTCCTCATAGGCATTGTATGTAAATATCAAATATTATAATAATATAGTTTACTTACATGGTCTTTAAAATAAGCTACAGCTCTATGGGAACACATTTCCAAGCTCTCACCATTGGGAGGAGGACTATTGTAACTCCTACGCCACTCATGCACTTGTTCCTTTCCATATCTTTCAGCTGTCTCTAGCTTATTGAGACCCTGTAATTCACCATACCTGTAGAAGACAACAGCCAGTAATACTTACTCAAATATGTTCAATGTAAAATGATGTGCAAGGGAAAGAACAGATTACATTCTTTCATTCAGTTGCCAAGCAGTTATAACTGGAATTGATTGCTTCTCAGTATCTTCACTGTAGATTTGACTCCATGACTTTGCCTGTCGATTCTCGTTGTGCATAATGATTGGAACCTGAAACCATAAATTGGGATGACATATATAACTTCCCTTCATGGTACAACAGAAATTGAGTAACAGATTATGTGTATTTCTTAAGAAATACGCAATCTCAATTATCAAACTTAGTATTTATCTCTGTTAGAATAGCTAGATAATAAATCATTTAACTCATAAGCATTTCTCTCTGTTAGAATAGCTAGATAATAAATCATTTAACTCATAGTAACATCTTCATGTTAAGTCTTTTTTGCTACAATGTTTAAGATATTGGATAGGAGTTTAAATTAAAGCAAAAAAAAGACCAACCTGTTTGACCCTAAGTGCACAACATAAGTATTTCAAGACTTTTGAGCTGCCCATAATGGTTTTAGTCGCTAAAGTATATGTTTTCTATTTAAACCTATGGTGGACAAACTCTAAAGAGCATAACCAACGAGATCAGCAACCAGTCACCATTGCTGGGGATGTTCATAGAGTGCTTATTTATAATCAACAGCATGTAGCAACACAGAACAATGTCCATTAGTGGTTGATAAAAGCACAATAAGAACATTTAGGCAAACATCTCCAGTGATAACAACCAAAAGTCTGAGATGGATAACTGCATATAATTTGAATAGTAATAGTCCGATTTGGTTAATACTTATTATCTTCAAACACTTTTAAACTCCTTTAAACT encodes the following:
- the LOC133724341 gene encoding 2,3-bisphosphoglycerate-dependent phosphoglycerate mutase 1-like produces the protein MRMVATAFRHPIGIVQLHGSVSDAGSASKCGHSSFRFISKNFAVDVALLRKGHCSYRQGQQHVVCALSSQAQTTCPSSSSSHVESALILIRHGESMWNEKNLFTGCVDVPLTKRGVDEAIEAGKRISNIPVDMIYTSSLIRAQMTAMLTMTQHHCKKVPIIMHNENRQAKSWSQIYSEDTEKQSIPVITAWQLNERMYGELQGLNKLETAERYGKEQVHEWRRSYNSPPPNGESLEMCSHRAVAYFKDHIQPQLQSGRHVMVAAHGNSLRSIIMYLEKLTSLEVVNLELPTGLPLLYIYKEGKFMRRGSPVGPTEAGVYAYTESLALYKQTLDEKLY